Genomic window (Calditrichota bacterium):
AAAACATAGCCCGATGACGATGTCGTCGCCAATTCTGCGGCTCGAAGCATTCAAAGTGATATTGGATGCGATTAACAGCGGCAGGGCTATAATCCATTCGCGCTCGAGACTGCCGGATGGTGCCGCAGAGATGTAATAGATACCGACGACAACCACTGCAAGCGAGGCAGCCTGTCGTCCGAACGGTCGGATAATCCTCCAGATGAGCAACATTATACCGCTCATCCAGCAGAGGTCGAGAATACGAAAGGCAATATCGCTGTAACCCAGGGTCTTCAGCCAGAGGATATTAAATATGTGCGTCCCGGGCAGGCTGAAGTCAAAGAAGTCGCGATAGGGAATTAGGCCGCGCTCGGCGATAAGCCAGGCGTAATATTGTAGGATTGGGCCGTCGTGAACGAATCTCCACCAGAGCGAGGCGACTGCCTGAACCAGCAGCAATGACCAGAGACCGACTTCCAATATCCACGACCTGGATGCAAATAGTGGATGACCGGCTGGATCGTTAGCGGTTGAGGTTTGATAAGCGTCGCCGGACGAGTCGGAGCGCTTCTGAGGCGATGTCACCCCCGTTCTAATCTCTGCAAGAAGGCCTCAGTGGCAATATGGTAATCGCCGGAAAGGCTGATGACTGGACGTGGGATCTCTGCTCTGTTATGATGCCTCCTTAGATGCCGATTCATCAGCGCCTGACACATACTCCATATCGCGCACAACAATCTCTGCCAGTCGTTTTCCAATCATCGAGTAGGGGATGATCACCTCGGTTGCGCCATTTTGCTTCAGTTCATCCATTTGATGCTGAGAATCGGCAGTAGCGATGATCGTTGCGTTTGGGGCGATTGCGCGCACACCACGAACGATACTTAGGTTGTTTGTGCCTTTAAGCAGCATATCGGGTATGGTCGAAATAATGATCTCTGCAGAGTGGATATGAAGATGCTCAAGCGAATCGATGCTGCTAATGTCACCAAAGGCACAATGTATGCCGCGCGATTGCAGCGTATTCAGTGTTTCCAGACTGAAGTCGATAACCATCAGTTTCTTCAATATCTCGGGATGATTCAACTCTAATTCGCTTACCAGAGCCGATGCCCCGCGGTGGTAACCGAGGAGAAAGATCGAATACGCATGACCTGATTCGTCCTCAGTAGCGCCATCCGCCACCTGCTTGAAGCCCAATCTTGTGACAAAATTGTTGAACAATATATATAGGAAGTGATTTCCCTTAATAAAATAACTGGCGCCAATGGAAGTGATCGCCATCGCGTAGATTATTGTGGACAGAAGTTTCTCATCGATATGTTTATAGGAGACCCCTATGGCCGCAATCACTAACGAAAACTCGCTAATCTGCGCAAGGTTGATACTGGCAATGAAGGACGTCCGCCGACCGCTGCCAGTGAGTGATAGAAGCGGATAAACGGTGATGAAACGCGAAATGACTGTGAAGAGGACGATTAGCAATACAGTCGTCATCATTTCAAGTTCAGGGTACGGAATCTTCATTCCAAGCGAAAGGAAGAACAAGGTCATGAAGAAGTCCCGAAGAGGAAGTATTTTGGCGGTTACATGAACCGAATAGGGAAAGCTCGAGATTGCTGCTCCGGCGATCAAAGCTCCCATTTCCATCGAAAGCCCGATAAATCCCGCGACGCCGGTCACGAAGGCACACCATGCAACTGACACTGCAACGACAAGTTCAGGGGTTTTTGCTATTTTCTCGAAAGTCCACTTCAGGAAGTACTTGCTAAGTGCCCAACCCATAAGCAACAGTCCAGTCCCTTTTAGTAACGCCAAGCCAATGTAAATGAGTTTCGGATCGTTCAAGTTAGGTTGAAAGGCAAGCACAAGTATTGCCCATATATCCTGAAAAATTAAGATCCCCAGTGTAATCCGACCAGGCCGGGTGTCAAGTTCAAACTTGTCGTAAAGGAGTTTTACGACTATGGCCGTGCTCGACAACCCTGTGAATATGGCGAGATAAAGGGCGTCGAGTCTCCCATCGCCAAAATGAAAGCCTATCAACTGAAAGAAACCAAGGCCAATCAGTATCGATAAGAAGAACTGTCCGATACCCGCAGTGATCAAGGCCTTACCGGAGGCAAGTATCTCTTGTAACTTCAACTCCAGACCAATGATGAATAGCAACAGAATGAGCCCGATTTCCGAAATCACCTCGATGCTCTCAGGCTCCGCAACAAGTTTCAAACCCATCTCAGGCCCGATAAGCGCCCCGGCGACGAAGTAGCCCAGGATGACCGGTTGCTTCAAGAGATGAAAGAGATAACCGAGGGAGGTTGCTGCGACGATGGCGATGCCGATTTCTTCGATAATCCCGTGCATAAAGATATGATAATAAAGATGTTAGTGGATGATGATACGCATCAGGGCCGGCGGCTCATTTGCGATAAACAGTTCCTTCAGCAGCGCCAAGCCCCGCCGGTGCACTGGCCAGGTAAAGTATCCTTCGGCTTGTTCCGGAAGAACCCAGCGAAACGCCTGATGCTCGTCCCGGTCAAGTTTGACATCGCCGGGCTGGACGAATACGACAAATAGAGGAACCAGCGCCATCACGCCCTTGATTTGTTCATAGAATATCATCGTTTCGTTCATCGTCCAGAGCGAGAGCGGACGCAGGCCGGTCTCCTCGAGAAGTTCCCGAACCAGTGCCGCCTCGGCGCGCTCGCCTGCTTCAATGTGCCCGTATAGGATCTGCCAACTGCCTGGGGCATAGGCGTCGTCGCCCGAGCGCTGAAGGAGCAGGATGCGGTGGCCATACTCCTTTGGTGTCAGGACGAACGCCGCAGCCATCGACGATTCGACCGGAATGCCGCTTATCGATTCTTCCACTGCGGAGCGCGATTCTCGATCGTCGCGGCAATGCCTTCGTGGGGATCGATGCAGTTCATCAGATCGAGCATAAAGGTCGATTCGGTAATCTTCAACGCCTCCATCACCGGCGAATAGAGGGCTTTATCGACTGCGCGCTTGGCGAGTTGAATGGCGGGGGTGCTATGGGACGCGATGCGGAGGGCATAGTCATCGACGAAAGCGTCCAGTTCGTCGTCGGGGAGTATGCGGGCCACCATCTGCGCTTCGGCGGCTTCAGCCGCAGTGATGATCTTCGAGGAGACGATCCAGTCGAGCGTCCGGTTTCGACCGGCGAGGCGGGGCAGGACGGCGGCGGCTATCGACGGGAAGAGGCCGGCTTTCATGTCGGGAAAGCAGAACCGCGCCGAACGCGCCGCAAAGGTGATGTCACAGAAAGCCGCCAGTTCCGATCCAGGTCCGAAAGCCTCGCCCTGGACGGCGCACAATGTCAGTCCCCGGACTGAATTGATGAGGTCGAAGAACCTCGTGTAGAGCGGCATATAGAGTCCGATCCGCTCGGCGGTCAATTCCTGGTAATCTACGCCGCTGCAAAAGTGATCGCCGGAGCCTCGCAGCAACATGACCTTGACAGTGTCGTCGTCGCGATACTCGAGCAGGGCATTGACAGCCTCTTCCAGAATATCAGAGGTAAGGATGTTGCGCGGCGGCGCTTTAAAGGTCAGGTCGATCCGGCCGCCGTTGCGGCGAAACTCAATAAACTGGTGAGGGGGCATCGCGGTGCCTTGGTACAGGTTGATGAACAGGTATAGGTGATCCGTCAGATCGGATTGGGAATGTCGATGAACTCAGCTTCGAGGTCAAACGTCCGGGCAAGGTGCTCGCCGAGGGCGCGAATGCCCCACTTCTCGGTGTTGTAATGGCCTCCGGCGTAGAGGTTTATCCCGGCTTCCTCGCAGGATCGAACGACATCCTCCCGAATCTCGCCAGTTACGAGGATATCGGCGCCGGCTTTAAGGGCGTCTTCCCAGTAGCCGCTGCCGCCCCCGGAGTTGACGGCTACGGTGCGGATATCCTTTTGTGCCAGTTTAAGCCCCGTGCCGCGGGCGATGAGGGCGCGATCGACCCAGTCGATGAAACCGTCGATCGAGACCGGACGGGTCAACGTGCCGATCGCCATGATAGGCGGTGTCCTGGGTCCGGTGGCTCGACCCACGA
Coding sequences:
- a CDS encoding NUDIX domain-containing protein, whose protein sequence is MEESISGIPVESSMAAAFVLTPKEYGHRILLLQRSGDDAYAPGSWQILYGHIEAGERAEAALVRELLEETGLRPLSLWTMNETMIFYEQIKGVMALVPLFVVFVQPGDVKLDRDEHQAFRWVLPEQAEGYFTWPVHRRGLALLKELFIANEPPALMRIIIH